A window of Zavarzinella sp. contains these coding sequences:
- the pyrF gene encoding orotidine-5'-phosphate decarboxylase, with the protein MSFGDRLAGAVLAKRTPLCVGLDPRWESLPVSFTKSLQEKNLAEISHRVSQFCKKVIDLVAPHVGVVKPQSAFFELLGPAGFAAQQQVIDYARAAGLIVILDAKRGDIASTATAYGEATFTGMMLEGNQLPVWQADALTVNPYLGEDAVEPFVSTAQAAGGGLFILVRTSNPGSHLFQSLIADGKPLYVHVAEAVARWNAPTVGARSLGSIGAVVGATHPTELAELRQLLPQVWFLVPGYGAQGGKSEDLMSAFRSDHLGAIINSSRGITFPYHPEDPQWEEKIVTATVKANAELRAAAGF; encoded by the coding sequence ATGAGTTTTGGTGATCGTCTTGCAGGTGCGGTGTTGGCAAAACGCACCCCACTATGTGTTGGGCTGGACCCCCGCTGGGAATCACTTCCGGTTTCTTTCACTAAATCCTTACAAGAAAAGAACTTAGCTGAAATTTCGCACCGAGTTTCTCAATTCTGCAAAAAAGTGATTGATCTGGTGGCACCCCATGTGGGTGTGGTGAAACCACAAAGTGCCTTTTTTGAACTACTCGGCCCCGCTGGATTTGCCGCACAGCAGCAAGTTATAGATTACGCACGTGCTGCGGGATTAATTGTGATTCTGGATGCCAAACGTGGGGACATTGCCAGCACCGCAACGGCCTATGGCGAAGCCACTTTTACCGGCATGATGCTTGAAGGGAATCAGCTACCGGTTTGGCAGGCAGATGCTCTAACCGTAAATCCTTATCTGGGTGAGGATGCGGTGGAACCCTTTGTCAGTACCGCACAGGCTGCTGGTGGTGGGTTGTTTATTCTGGTGCGGACAAGCAATCCAGGTTCCCACCTGTTTCAATCCTTGATCGCAGACGGAAAACCGCTCTATGTTCATGTGGCAGAAGCAGTTGCGAGATGGAACGCCCCCACTGTCGGTGCTCGTTCGCTTGGCTCCATCGGTGCCGTTGTCGGTGCAACACACCCCACGGAATTGGCAGAATTACGACAGCTGCTCCCCCAGGTCTGGTTTTTGGTGCCTGGCTATGGTGCCCAGGGTGGTAAATCTGAAGATTTAATGAGTGCCTTTCGGTCAGACCACCTGGGGGCGATTATTAACAGTTCGCGTGGGATCACTTTTCCTTACCACCCGGAAGA